The window ATAATGGGCTTCAGCCTTATGGGGAAATACCCATTTGCCCTGTCAGAAACGTTCTCCATCTTCCCCATGGTGGGCATTGAATACCAGGTTTCCCTATTGCAGACACGCACCCAAGCCGACGGCTTTGTATACAGCCGGGATGACGGGCTGAGGGAGAAAAACAAGGACGGTAAAGCCCTTAGGCTCAGGGACTGGAATTCCTTCTGGATAAAGCTTGGCTGCGGCGTTGATTTTGCCATAACCAGGGCAATCTTTGCACGGACCGAAGTTTTCTATGGCTTCAGGTTCATGACCCCCTACGAAATCGACGGTCTTGAAATTGCCAAAAAGCAGACCTATGACCCATCTCCTGATAAAACCGGCTTGACCAGCGGGCCTTCTGTCAGGCTTAGCGCGGGGTACAAGTTCTTTA is drawn from Leadbettera azotonutricia ZAS-9 and contains these coding sequences:
- a CDS encoding autotransporter outer membrane beta-barrel domain-containing protein, encoding MFTRYTLDANGEREGTAVNAEVTQKLDQLNYGGFVFLDVTYAELSVSIQKGNYKYSDIMDISVLDESSNISGRGWETIMGFSLMGKYPFALSETFSIFPMVGIEYQVSLLQTRTQADGFVYSRDDGLREKNKDGKALRLRDWNSFWIKLGCGVDFAITRAIFARTEVFYGFRFMTPYEIDGLEIAKKQTYDPSPDKTGLTSGPSVRLSAGYKFFTK